The following proteins come from a genomic window of Sorex araneus isolate mSorAra2 chromosome 1, mSorAra2.pri, whole genome shotgun sequence:
- the HOXA1 gene encoding homeobox protein Hox-A1, translating into MDNARMSSFLEYPILSGGDSGTCSARAYPSEHGITTFQSCAVSANSCASDDRFLVGRGVQISPPHPHPHHHHHHHHHPQPATYQTPGNLGVSYAHASCGPSYGAQNFGAPYSPYAVNQEAEVSGGYPSCAPAVYSGNLSSPMVQHNHHHHHHHQGYAGGAVGSPQYIHHSYGQEHQNLTLATYNNSLSPLHASQEACRSPASETSSPAQTFDWMKVKRNPPKTGKIGEYGYVGQPNSVRTNFTTKQLTELEKEFHFNKYLTRARRVEIAASLQLNETQVKIWFQNRRMKQKKREKEGLLPISPATPPGNDEKAEESSEKSSSSPCVPSPGSSTSDTLTTSH; encoded by the exons ATGGACAATGCAAGAATGAGCTCCTTCCTGGAATACCCCATCCTCAGCGGGGGCGACTCGGGGACCTGCTCCGCGCGAGCCTACCCCTCCGAGCACGGAATTACAACTTTTCAGTCGTGCGCGGTCAGTGCCAACAGCTGCGCCAGCGACGATCGCTTCCTAGTGGGCAGGGGAGTGCAGAtcagcccgccccacccccacccccaccaccaccatcaccaccaccaccacccccagccggCCACCTACCAGACTCCCGGGAACCTGGGGGTGTCCTACGCCCACGCGAGTTGTGGGCCGAGCTACGGCGCGCAAAACTTCGGTGCGCCCTACAGCCCCTACGCGGTAAATCAGGAAGCAGAAGTAAGTGGTGGGTACCCCTCCTGCGCTCCCGCAGTTTACTCTGGAAATCTTTCATCTCCCATGGTCCAgcataaccaccaccaccaccaccaccaccaggggtatGCCGGGGGCGCGGTGGGCTCGCCTCAGTACATTCACCACTCATATGGACAAGAGCACCAGAACCTGACTCTGGCCACGTATAATAACTCCTTGTCCCCTCTTCACGCCAGCCAAGAAGCCTGTCGCTCCCCTGCATCAGAGACGTCTTCTCCAGCGCAGACCTTTGACTGGATGAAAGTCAAAAGAAACCCTCCCAAAACAG GAAAAATTGGAGAGTATGGCTACGTGGGTCAGCCCAATTCCGTGCGCACCAACTTCACCACGAAGCAGCTCACTGAGCTGGAGAAGGAGTTCCACTTCAACAAGTACTTGACCCGCGCCCGCAGGGTGGAGATCGCCGCGTCCCTGCAGCTCAATGAGACCCAGGTGAAGATCTGGTTCCAGAACCGCCGAATGAAGCAGAAGAAACGCGAAAAGGAGGGCCTCTTGCCCATCTCTCCGGCCACCCCTCCAGGAAACGATGAAAAGGCCGAGGAATCCTCAGAGAAATCCAGCTCGTCGCCTTGTGTTCCTTCCCCTGGGTCTTCTACCTCAGACACTCTCACTACCTCCCACTGA
- the HOXA2 gene encoding homeobox protein Hox-A2 yields MNYEFEREIGFINSQPSLAECLTSFPPVADTFQSSSIKTSTLSHSTLIPPPFEQTIPSLNPASHARHGAGGRPKPSPAGSRGSPVPAGALQPPEYPWMKEKKAAKKTALPPASAAASAAATGPACLSHKESLDIADGSGGGSRRLRTAYTNTQLLELEKEFHFNKYLCRPRRVEIAALLDLTERQVKVWFQNRRMKHKRQTQCKENQNGEGKLKGLEDSEKVEEDEEEKSLFEQALSVSGALLEREGYTFQQNALSQQQAPNGHNGDSQSFPVSPLTSNEKNLKHFQHQSPTVPNCLSTMGQNCGSGLNNDSPEALEVPSLQDFNVFSTDSCLQLSDAVSPSLPGSLDSPVDISADSFDFFTDTLTTIDLQHLNY; encoded by the exons ATGAATTACGAATTTGAGCGAGAGATTGGTTTTATCAATAGCCAGCCGTCGCTCGCCGAGTGTCTGACATCTTTTCCCCCTGTCGCTGATACATTTCAAAGTTCATCAATCAAGACCTCGACGCTTTCACACTCGACACTGATTCCTCCTCCTTTTGAGCAGACCATTCCCAGCCTGAACCCGGCCAGTCACGCTCGCCACGGCGCTGGCGGCCGCCCCAAGCCGAGCCCCGCGGGCAGCCGCGGCAGCCCCGTGCCCGCCGGCGCCCTGCAGCCGCCCGAGTACCCCTGGATGAAGGAGAAGAAGGCGGCCAAGAAAACCGCGCTGCCTCCCGCCTcggccgccgcctccgccgccgccACCGGCCCTGCCTGCCTCAGCCACAAAG AATCCCTGGACATCGCGGACGGCAGCGGCGGGGGTTCCCGGCGCCTGCGAACTGCTTACACCAACACGCAGCTCTTAGAGCTGGAAAAGGAATTTCATTTCAACAAGTACCTCTGCAGGCCCCGGAGGGTGGAAATCGCCGCGCTGCTGGATTTGACGGAGAGACAAGTGAAAGTGTGGTTTCAGAACCGGAGGATGAAGCACAAGAGGCAGACCCAGTGCAAGGAGAACCAAAACGGCGAGGGGAAACTGAAAGGCCTGGAGGACTCAGAGAAAgtggaggaggacgaggaggagaagTCGCTCTTCGAGCAAGCCCTCAGCGTCTCTGGGGCCCTTCTGGAGAGGGAAGGGTACACTTTTCAGCAAAACGCCCTCTCGCAGCAGCAGGCTCCCAACGGACACAATGGCGACTCCCAAAGTTTCCCTGTTTCGCCTTTAACCAGCAATGAGAAAAATCTGAAACATTTTCAGCACCAGTCACCCACTGTTCCTAACTGCTTGTCAACAATGGGCCAGAACTGTGGCTCGGGCCTAAACAATGACAGTCCCGAGGCCCTCGAGGTCCCCTCTTTGCAGGACTTCAACGTCTTTTCCACAGATTCCTGCCTGCAGCTTTCAGATGCAGTCTCGCCCAGTTTACCAGGGTCCCTCGACAGTCCTGTAGATATTTCAGCTGACAGCTTTGACTTTTTTACAGACACACTCACCACAATCGACTTGCAGCATCTGAACtactaa